One Clostridium sp. CM027 genomic window carries:
- the priA gene encoding primosomal protein N', translating to MYQYAGVVVNNDSVQVDKVFTYKIPIRLIGSVHLGFRVKVPFGRGNRTVDAFVLELYKQCENVKNIKEITTICDEMPLLKITDIELVKIMKKKYLCTYLECIKVIIPRGITKGIKNKTMQVLTASKELEGKFLNEPYKNIYEIIQLNNMKYNKTEFSKNFNKSLSSINTMIKHGFLTTQEVIINRYSEKNYSRYEEKTLNERQQQSVDFIINSKAKKFLIHGVTGSGKTEIYMNLVSYMLKENKQSIILIPEISLTPQMVERFKGRFGRDIAVFHSRLSDGERYDEWMRVKLGNVKIAIGARSAIFLPFENLGLIVIDEEHEASYKSDSNPKFDAREIAYMKCELENCKLILGSATPSIESYYRSTIKELELITINERADGAAMPKVEIVDMREELMNNNRSIFSKPLHEGIIESLSRNEQVILFLNRRGFSTFVSCRKCGYVFKCKKCDISLTYHNSSEYLTCHYCGEKEKISKTCPNCGSSYVKYFGVGTEKIEQEINRIFPSAKTLRMDFDTTRKKNSYEYIYNTFKNKQADILIGTQMVAKGLDFKNVTLVGVIAADLSLNLPDFRAFERTFQLLTQVSGRAGRGKKEGKVVIQTYNADNLTIQYAAENDYDSFYKNEIMMRKVMDYPPFTSILVITMSSEDENLLIKSTQNVGENLKYKIKNNDKITLLGPCPCGVSKIKNFYRWQIIIKGNIEQTIAEEIKKSVYELLKNVYTSIRVSIDINPSNMI from the coding sequence GTGTATCAGTATGCTGGAGTTGTGGTGAATAATGATTCGGTTCAAGTGGATAAGGTTTTTACATATAAAATACCTATTAGATTAATAGGCAGTGTCCATTTAGGATTTAGAGTTAAAGTGCCATTTGGTAGAGGAAACAGGACAGTGGACGCTTTTGTATTGGAACTTTATAAGCAATGTGAGAATGTGAAGAATATTAAGGAGATAACAACTATATGTGATGAAATGCCACTCCTTAAAATAACTGATATTGAACTTGTAAAGATTATGAAAAAAAAATACCTTTGTACATATTTGGAATGCATAAAAGTTATTATTCCAAGAGGTATAACAAAAGGTATAAAGAATAAGACGATGCAAGTATTAACTGCGAGCAAGGAACTAGAAGGCAAATTTTTAAATGAACCTTACAAAAATATTTATGAGATAATACAATTAAATAATATGAAATATAATAAGACTGAGTTCAGTAAAAATTTTAATAAATCACTGTCATCAATAAATACAATGATTAAGCATGGATTCTTAACCACGCAAGAGGTTATAATTAATAGGTATAGCGAAAAAAACTATTCTAGGTATGAAGAAAAAACACTAAATGAAAGACAACAGCAGTCAGTTGATTTTATAATAAATTCTAAGGCGAAAAAATTCTTGATACATGGAGTTACAGGTAGTGGAAAGACTGAGATATACATGAATTTAGTTAGTTATATGTTAAAAGAGAATAAGCAGTCTATAATACTTATACCAGAAATATCGTTAACCCCACAAATGGTTGAAAGGTTCAAAGGTAGATTTGGACGTGATATAGCAGTTTTTCATAGTAGGCTATCAGATGGTGAGAGATATGACGAATGGATGAGAGTAAAGCTCGGAAATGTTAAAATTGCTATTGGGGCAAGGTCAGCTATATTTTTACCTTTTGAAAACTTAGGATTAATTGTTATAGATGAGGAACATGAAGCGAGTTATAAATCCGACAGTAATCCAAAATTTGATGCTCGTGAAATAGCTTATATGAAATGTGAACTAGAAAATTGCAAATTAATATTGGGGTCAGCTACTCCATCTATTGAAAGTTATTATAGGTCTACCATAAAGGAATTAGAATTAATTACTATTAATGAGAGGGCAGATGGTGCTGCCATGCCAAAAGTAGAAATCGTTGACATGCGCGAAGAGTTAATGAATAACAATCGTTCAATATTTAGTAAGCCACTGCATGAGGGTATTATTGAATCTCTAAGCAGAAACGAGCAGGTGATTTTGTTTTTAAATAGAAGAGGTTTTTCGACCTTCGTATCCTGTAGGAAATGTGGTTATGTTTTCAAATGCAAAAAATGTGATATATCATTAACCTACCATAATTCAAGTGAATACCTAACTTGCCATTATTGTGGAGAAAAAGAAAAAATAAGTAAAACATGTCCTAATTGTGGAAGTAGTTATGTTAAATATTTTGGAGTTGGAACAGAAAAAATTGAGCAAGAAATTAATAGGATTTTTCCAAGTGCAAAAACTCTAAGAATGGATTTTGACACAACTCGGAAAAAAAATTCTTATGAATATATATATAATACCTTTAAAAATAAACAGGCAGATATTTTAATTGGAACTCAGATGGTTGCTAAAGGATTAGATTTTAAAAATGTTACTTTAGTAGGAGTAATAGCTGCGGATTTATCATTGAATTTACCGGATTTCAGGGCTTTTGAGCGGACGTTTCAACTACTTACTCAAGTCTCAGGAAGAGCAGGTAGAGGTAAGAAAGAAGGCAAGGTAGTTATCCAAACATATAATGCTGACAATTTGACCATACAGTATGCAGCGGAGAATGACTATGATAGTTTCTATAAAAATGAAATCATGATGAGAAAAGTTATGGACTATCCACCTTTTACAAGTATTCTAGTCATAACTATGAGTTCTGAGGATGAAAATTTGTTAATAAAAAGTACACAAAATGTTGGTGAAAATTTAAAATATAAGATTAAAAACAATGATAAAATTACATTGCTAGGTCCATGCCCTTGTGGAGTTTCAAAAATTAAAAATTTCTATAGATGGCAAATTATAATTAAAGGAAATATTGAACAAACAATTGCAGAGGAAATAAAAAAATCGGTTTATGAATTGCTTAAGAATGTTTATACTAGTATACGAGTTAGTATAGATATTAATCCAAGTAACATGATCTAA
- a CDS encoding aminotransferase class I/II-fold pyridoxal phosphate-dependent enzyme, whose product MKINNRLSNVYEYHFKKINDKKNEALLNGKKIIDLSIGDPDLTVHSKITDALIEGLKDDRYNNYPPYDGLMELKKAVIRYYNQVYSVSLSLDEVIILIGSKEGISNIIPAVCDIGDCVIVPEPAYPVYSTCSKLWGCVPYTVALTQNNGYMMNLEVIPEEIVKKCKLIFINYPNNPTGAVAGSEFYKRIIKFSYDNNIVLCNDSAYNEIIQVNKKNISLMQYDLKRKCVEFGTLSKTYNMTGYRIGYAVGNAKVINSLLKIKSNCDSGQFIPIQKAAIAALNLERDYIHNTRKIYDERREVAKSVLLQKNVDFFDAEGTFYLWCKTPKNYTTNEYCEELLENYGIVVTPGNVFGKLGYDYFRIALTKDKLIIEKALKSLKKCGD is encoded by the coding sequence ATGAAAATAAATAATAGACTATCCAATGTTTATGAATATCATTTTAAAAAGATTAACGATAAAAAAAATGAAGCTTTGCTGAATGGGAAAAAAATTATTGACCTTAGTATAGGGGATCCAGATTTAACAGTTCATTCAAAAATTACCGATGCCTTAATAGAGGGATTAAAGGATGATAGATATAATAATTACCCTCCCTACGATGGGTTAATGGAACTTAAAAAAGCAGTTATAAGGTACTATAATCAGGTTTACAGCGTAAGTCTAAGTTTGGATGAAGTAATAATTCTTATAGGATCAAAAGAAGGTATAAGCAATATAATACCAGCTGTATGTGATATAGGGGATTGTGTAATAGTGCCTGAGCCTGCATATCCTGTTTACAGTACTTGTTCAAAACTCTGGGGTTGCGTGCCATATACTGTAGCCCTAACACAAAACAATGGATATATGATGAATCTTGAGGTCATCCCCGAAGAAATTGTTAAAAAATGTAAGCTTATTTTTATAAATTATCCCAATAATCCAACAGGTGCAGTAGCGGGTTCTGAGTTCTATAAGAGGATTATAAAGTTTTCTTATGATAATAATATTGTTTTATGCAATGATTCAGCATATAATGAAATAATTCAAGTAAATAAAAAAAATATAAGTCTTATGCAATATGATTTAAAAAGGAAATGCGTAGAGTTTGGAACTTTATCTAAAACTTACAATATGACAGGGTATAGAATAGGGTATGCTGTAGGTAATGCTAAGGTAATAAACTCTCTTTTAAAGATAAAAAGCAATTGTGACTCTGGTCAATTTATTCCAATTCAAAAGGCTGCTATTGCTGCTCTTAATTTAGAACGTGATTATATTCATAATACAAGAAAAATATATGATGAAAGACGTGAAGTTGCTAAAAGTGTTTTGCTACAAAAGAATGTTGATTTTTTTGATGCAGAGGGCACTTTTTATTTGTGGTGCAAAACACCTAAAAATTATACAACAAATGAGTATTGTGAAGAATTATTGGAGAATTACGGGATTGTGGTTACGCCTGGAAATGTATTTGGAAAACTTGGATACGATTATTTCCGTATAGCATTGACTAAAGATAAGCTTATTATTGAAAAAGCTTTAAAATCTCTAAAAAAATGTGGTGATTAA
- the rpoZ gene encoding DNA-directed RNA polymerase subunit omega, whose product MNNSMINPSIVNLLEKVDNRYSLVVATSKRARQIIEGQSPLVQVDSTKPVTISIHEIYEGAIVAMTTKEGIK is encoded by the coding sequence ATGAATAATTCAATGATTAACCCATCAATAGTAAATTTATTAGAAAAAGTAGATAATAGGTATTCGTTAGTTGTAGCAACATCAAAAAGAGCAAGACAAATAATAGAAGGTCAAAGCCCACTTGTACAGGTAGATTCCACAAAGCCAGTTACTATATCTATACATGAAATTTATGAAGGAGCTATTGTGGCGATGACAACAAAAGAAGGAATAAAATAG
- the coaBC gene encoding bifunctional phosphopantothenoylcysteine decarboxylase/phosphopantothenate--cysteine ligase CoaBC has protein sequence MENKKTVVIGVTGGIAVYKALDVISRLRKENVCVHVIMTKAASEFVTPLSFQSMSQNIVIHDMFDEPKAWELQHISLAKKADLFAVIPATSNIIGKVANGIADDMLTTTIMATKAPVIFAPAMNVNMYNNPILQGNIQKLKAFGYDFIAPTSGRLACGDIGEGKLAQTEDIFEEIMSKLYPIKDMKGTKVLVTAGPTIAPIDPVRFITNRSTGKMGYAIAREARDRGAVVTLVSGPSGEKTPFGINAIKVNTNEEMRTAVIDNFYDSDIVIKAAAVSDFKPKTYCSSKIKKSGNGLNLEFVRDNDILKELGSLKKNQVLVGFAAESNDLLQNAQSKLLKKNLDYIIANDITGTDIGFGTEDNKVIILSKDNSPITIDKMPKKEVARELFDLINKKR, from the coding sequence ATGGAAAACAAAAAGACAGTAGTTATTGGTGTAACAGGTGGGATAGCAGTATATAAGGCTTTAGATGTTATTAGTAGATTAAGAAAAGAAAATGTTTGCGTACATGTTATCATGACTAAAGCGGCGTCGGAGTTTGTAACCCCTCTAAGTTTTCAATCTATGAGTCAGAACATTGTCATTCATGATATGTTTGATGAGCCTAAAGCATGGGAACTACAACATATATCTCTTGCTAAAAAAGCAGATCTATTTGCTGTAATTCCAGCAACGTCCAATATAATTGGTAAAGTTGCAAATGGGATTGCAGATGATATGTTAACTACTACTATTATGGCAACAAAGGCACCAGTGATTTTTGCTCCAGCAATGAATGTCAATATGTACAATAATCCAATACTGCAAGGTAATATTCAAAAGCTTAAGGCTTTTGGATATGATTTTATTGCGCCAACATCAGGAAGACTCGCCTGTGGGGACATAGGAGAAGGAAAGTTAGCACAAACTGAAGATATTTTTGAAGAAATCATGAGCAAGTTGTATCCTATAAAAGATATGAAAGGCACTAAAGTTTTAGTTACAGCTGGGCCTACAATTGCGCCTATTGATCCTGTAAGATTTATAACAAATAGGTCAACAGGCAAAATGGGATATGCAATTGCGAGAGAAGCTAGAGATAGAGGGGCGGTTGTAACTTTAGTATCTGGACCATCTGGTGAAAAAACACCTTTTGGTATAAATGCCATAAAGGTTAATACTAATGAAGAGATGAGAACTGCTGTAATAGATAATTTTTACGATAGTGATATAGTTATAAAAGCAGCAGCTGTATCTGACTTTAAGCCTAAAACATACTGTAGTAGCAAAATTAAGAAAAGTGGAAATGGATTAAACTTAGAATTTGTGCGTGATAATGATATTTTAAAAGAATTAGGATCGCTTAAGAAGAATCAAGTATTAGTGGGTTTTGCAGCTGAGAGTAATGATTTGCTACAAAATGCGCAATCAAAACTTCTTAAGAAAAATTTAGATTACATAATTGCCAATGATATAACGGGAACAGATATTGGGTTTGGAACTGAAGATAATAAAGTGATTATTTTAAGCAAAGACAATAGTCCAATAACAATAGACAAAATGCCAAAAAAAGAAGTTGCTAGGGAATTGTTTGATTTAATAAATAAAAAGCGCTAA
- a CDS encoding NCS2 family permease: MEYFKLKENGSDVKKEVIGGITTFLTMAYIIAVNANTLGNPGVGMPVPAIVTVTCLTAAFATIFMGLYANLPFALAPGMGLNAFFAYTVVIGMKVPWQVALAAVFVEGIIFIILSLTNVREAVVNAIPTTLKLAVTAGIGLFIAFIGFVDAGIVVTNKATKVSMGSFRSPTVLITVIGVIIIVVLSKKKVKGAILWGIVASTVLAWLFAIILPEAAATYKIGTPQGIFKFESIKPIAGKLDFSYLTDTTRILGFLTIVLTFLFVDFFDTVGTLVGVASKVGMLDKDGKVKNAGRALLVDAVGTTVGAFLGTSTVTTFVESSAGVAEGARTGLASVVTGILFLIAMFFSPLFIAIPSCATAPALIIVGFFMMENIVKIDFSDFTEGVPAFLTIALMPLTYSIGDGLTIGILSYAVLNLVNNIFTRDASKKKKVSVVIYILAVLFIIKLIVTG, encoded by the coding sequence ATGGAATATTTTAAATTGAAAGAAAACGGAAGTGACGTAAAAAAGGAAGTTATTGGAGGGATAACTACATTTTTAACCATGGCATACATTATTGCGGTTAATGCAAACACATTAGGTAATCCTGGTGTAGGAATGCCTGTACCCGCTATAGTAACTGTAACTTGTTTAACAGCGGCTTTCGCTACTATATTTATGGGGTTATATGCTAACTTGCCCTTTGCTTTAGCACCAGGAATGGGATTAAATGCATTCTTTGCATATACTGTAGTAATAGGAATGAAAGTTCCGTGGCAAGTAGCATTAGCAGCTGTCTTTGTAGAAGGAATTATTTTTATTATATTATCATTAACTAATGTTCGCGAAGCTGTAGTTAATGCTATACCAACAACTTTAAAATTGGCAGTTACCGCAGGTATTGGACTTTTCATTGCATTTATTGGTTTTGTAGATGCTGGTATTGTAGTTACTAATAAAGCAACAAAGGTTTCTATGGGTAGTTTTAGAAGTCCTACAGTATTAATAACTGTAATAGGAGTAATTATAATAGTGGTGTTGTCTAAAAAGAAAGTTAAAGGGGCTATATTATGGGGAATAGTTGCAAGTACAGTATTGGCTTGGTTATTTGCAATAATATTACCAGAAGCTGCAGCAACTTATAAAATAGGTACACCACAAGGTATATTTAAATTTGAATCAATAAAACCAATTGCAGGTAAACTAGATTTTTCATACTTAACTGATACAACTAGAATATTGGGATTTTTGACAATAGTCTTAACGTTTTTATTTGTTGACTTTTTTGATACTGTAGGAACTTTAGTAGGAGTTGCTTCAAAGGTTGGAATGCTTGATAAAGATGGTAAGGTAAAAAATGCTGGACGTGCGTTACTAGTAGATGCCGTTGGTACTACTGTGGGAGCTTTTCTTGGTACATCAACTGTAACCACTTTTGTAGAAAGCTCAGCGGGAGTTGCAGAAGGTGCTAGGACTGGACTCGCTTCCGTTGTAACAGGAATATTATTTTTAATAGCAATGTTCTTTTCACCTTTGTTCATTGCAATACCATCATGTGCAACTGCACCTGCTTTGATAATTGTAGGATTCTTTATGATGGAGAATATAGTTAAAATAGATTTCAGTGATTTTACAGAGGGAGTTCCTGCTTTCCTAACAATCGCATTAATGCCTTTGACTTATAGTATTGGAGATGGTTTAACTATAGGTATTCTTTCTTATGCGGTGTTAAACCTAGTAAACAATATATTTACTAGGGATGCTAGTAAAAAGAAGAAGGTTTCAGTTGTAATTTATATCTTAGCAGTATTGTTTATTATCAAATTAATTGTAACTGGTTAA
- the fmt gene encoding methionyl-tRNA formyltransferase has protein sequence MKIIFMGTPEFSVPSLSQLINEFEVSAVFTQPDRPKGRGKNLAMSAVKQLAVTYNIPVYQPLRLRNNEEMIEMIKNLKPDFIVVVAFGQILPKEVLSIPKYGCINLHASLLPKYRGAAPINWCVINGESKSGNTTMLMDVGLDTGDILLTEEMELPGVMSAGELHDILMNSGAQLLVKTINGIVSNEIEPVKQENEFSSYASKLGKEMAKINWECSNVNIHNFIRGLNPWPIAYTHYENIVMKIYKSKVINEQSNKMIGSIIEVSKEGLKVATGSGVLLIEEIQFPGKKPLKVRDYIIGNKINEGSILK, from the coding sequence ATGAAGATAATTTTTATGGGTACGCCAGAATTTTCAGTGCCATCCCTTTCGCAACTTATAAATGAATTTGAAGTTTCTGCTGTTTTTACTCAGCCTGATAGACCAAAAGGAAGAGGTAAAAATTTAGCAATGTCCGCTGTTAAACAGTTAGCTGTGACTTATAATATACCGGTATATCAGCCTTTAAGACTCAGAAATAATGAAGAAATGATAGAAATGATTAAAAACTTAAAACCGGATTTTATTGTAGTAGTAGCGTTTGGACAAATCCTTCCAAAGGAAGTGCTTAGTATTCCTAAATATGGATGTATAAATCTACATGCATCTTTATTACCCAAATATAGAGGCGCGGCTCCTATAAATTGGTGTGTTATTAATGGTGAGAGTAAAAGTGGAAATACAACAATGCTTATGGATGTTGGTCTTGATACAGGTGATATACTTTTAACAGAGGAAATGGAACTGCCAGGTGTTATGTCTGCGGGAGAATTGCACGATATTCTTATGAATAGCGGAGCACAACTTTTAGTTAAAACAATAAATGGTATAGTAAGTAACGAAATAGAGCCAGTTAAACAGGAAAATGAATTTAGTTCATATGCTTCTAAGTTAGGCAAAGAAATGGCAAAGATAAATTGGGAATGTAGTAATGTTAATATTCATAATTTTATAAGAGGATTAAATCCATGGCCAATTGCATATACTCATTATGAGAATATAGTAATGAAAATATATAAGTCAAAAGTAATAAACGAACAATCAAATAAAATGATTGGGAGTATTATAGAGGTTTCAAAAGAAGGATTAAAGGTAGCGACTGGTAGTGGTGTTTTACTTATTGAAGAGATACAATTTCCGGGTAAGAAGCCTTTAAAAGTAAGGGATTATATAATAGGAAATAAGATAAATGAAGGTTCGATTTTGAAATAA
- a CDS encoding zinc metallopeptidase yields the protein MLFYDNTMVVLLPAIIISGLAQLKIKSSFSKYSKVNSANGYTGEKVARMLLDDGGLFDIPVEIVGGKLTDHYDPSKRVMRLSKEVYNGTTVAAIGVAAHETGHALQDKEKYAPLKIRNAIVPAVNFSSNVSWLLFLIGIILSVPSLVNIGIILFSAVVVFQLITLPVEFNASSRALTILESKSILYGDEIKGAKAVLSAAAMTYVAATLMAVSQLIRLVLLSRDR from the coding sequence ATGCTTTTTTATGATAATACTATGGTTGTATTATTGCCAGCTATAATTATATCAGGCTTAGCACAACTTAAAATTAAGTCTTCATTTAGTAAATACTCAAAGGTGAATAGTGCAAATGGATATACAGGGGAGAAGGTAGCTAGAATGCTACTTGATGATGGAGGGCTTTTTGATATACCAGTGGAAATAGTAGGTGGAAAGCTTACTGACCATTACGACCCTTCTAAACGAGTTATGAGGCTCTCCAAGGAGGTTTATAATGGGACAACAGTTGCAGCTATAGGGGTTGCGGCTCATGAAACTGGGCATGCGCTTCAAGACAAAGAAAAATATGCGCCTTTAAAAATAAGGAACGCTATAGTGCCAGCAGTTAATTTTAGTTCTAATGTATCCTGGTTACTATTTTTAATAGGAATAATTTTAAGTGTACCTTCTCTAGTGAATATTGGAATTATATTATTTTCAGCAGTGGTAGTATTCCAGTTAATTACCTTGCCAGTTGAATTTAATGCATCTAGTAGAGCACTTACAATTTTAGAATCCAAAAGTATACTTTATGGAGATGAAATAAAAGGAGCTAAAGCAGTATTGAGTGCAGCTGCTATGACATACGTGGCGGCAACACTTATGGCAGTTTCTCAGCTTATACGTCTTGTTCTTTTAAGTCGCGATAGATAA
- the gmk gene encoding guanylate kinase, with protein MRSKGQLIVISGPSGAGKGTVCKALLEKNNFWISVSATTRSPRSDEIEGINYYFITKEKFLEKIALEDFLEYAEVYGNCYGTPKSEVLKILDGGRDVILEIDIQGALKVKRAYPSGLFIFILPPSMEELKNRITNRGSETPESLITRFTSAHEEISFVSKYDYAVVNDTVDNACEKIQSIVIAERCRVDRMNGDFLKEEISNE; from the coding sequence ATGAGGAGTAAAGGACAGCTAATTGTTATTTCAGGCCCTTCTGGTGCTGGTAAAGGGACTGTATGCAAGGCGCTTCTCGAAAAAAACAATTTTTGGATTTCGGTCTCTGCGACTACAAGAAGCCCAAGAAGCGATGAAATAGAAGGAATAAACTATTATTTCATAACTAAAGAGAAATTCCTAGAAAAAATCGCATTAGAAGATTTTCTTGAATACGCAGAGGTTTATGGAAATTGTTATGGTACTCCTAAATCTGAAGTTCTAAAAATATTAGATGGCGGTAGGGATGTAATACTAGAAATAGATATTCAAGGCGCACTTAAGGTGAAAAGGGCTTATCCAAGCGGTTTATTTATTTTCATTCTTCCACCGTCTATGGAGGAATTGAAAAATAGAATTACAAATAGGGGCAGTGAAACGCCAGAGTCCTTAATTACTAGATTTACATCGGCGCATGAAGAAATTAGTTTTGTATCAAAATATGATTATGCAGTTGTAAATGACACTGTAGATAATGCTTGTGAAAAAATTCAAAGCATTGTAATTGCAGAAAGATGTAGAGTCGATAGAATGAATGGAGATTTTCTAAAGGAGGAAATTAGTAATGAATAA
- the def gene encoding peptide deformylase yields MAIRTIRTYGDDILRRKSRVVDEINPRILLLVKDMKETMYKSKGVGLAAPQVGILKRIVVIDVGNGPMAIINPQIVEIQGSQIDNEGCLSIPGVQKNVDRPETVKVKALSENGEEIIIDGEGLLARALCHEIDHLDGILFIDKAIEGEEK; encoded by the coding sequence ATGGCTATAAGAACGATTAGAACCTATGGCGACGACATATTAAGGAGAAAAAGTAGAGTGGTAGATGAAATTAACCCTAGGATTCTATTATTAGTTAAAGATATGAAAGAAACTATGTATAAGTCTAAGGGAGTAGGGCTTGCTGCACCGCAGGTTGGCATTTTAAAGAGGATAGTAGTTATTGATGTTGGTAATGGACCTATGGCAATTATTAACCCACAGATTGTAGAAATACAAGGTTCACAAATAGACAATGAAGGTTGTTTAAGCATACCAGGAGTACAAAAAAATGTAGATAGGCCAGAAACAGTAAAAGTGAAGGCATTAAGTGAAAATGGAGAAGAGATAATAATAGATGGAGAAGGTCTTCTTGCAAGAGCACTCTGCCATGAAATTGATCATTTAGATGGGATATTATTTATAGACAAAGCAATAGAGGGTGAGGAAAAATAA
- a CDS encoding YicC/YloC family endoribonuclease, translated as MIRSMTGFGRGSCEKDGKSFTIEIKSVNHRYFETNIRMPRVLIAFEDKIRKIIGEKVKRGKLDVFVTQGNYDKEDVEAYLNEKLAESYINCFRTLKDKYNLDGDILVDTIARLPEVITLKQKEEEGSETFDQIEQSLKKALEALLFMREREGQKLLADVIIKCDLINGLVEKVKERAPFIVCEYKEKLVQKLNALHKEVGFDENRVAMEVAIFADKAGIDEEIVRLNSHIEQMKETLILDEPIGRKLDFIIQEMNRETNTIASKANDLEILNTVINMKSEIEKIREQIQNIE; from the coding sequence ATGATTAGGAGTATGACTGGGTTTGGAAGAGGAAGTTGTGAAAAAGATGGTAAAAGCTTTACCATAGAGATTAAAAGTGTCAATCATAGATATTTCGAAACTAATATAAGAATGCCTAGAGTATTAATAGCGTTTGAGGATAAAATTCGGAAGATAATTGGTGAAAAAGTAAAAAGGGGAAAGCTTGATGTTTTTGTAACTCAAGGGAATTATGATAAGGAAGATGTTGAGGCTTATTTGAATGAAAAATTAGCTGAAAGCTATATAAACTGCTTTCGAACATTAAAAGATAAATATAATCTGGATGGCGACATTCTAGTTGACACAATAGCTAGATTGCCGGAGGTAATAACTCTTAAACAAAAGGAAGAAGAGGGTTCAGAAACTTTTGATCAGATTGAACAATCACTAAAAAAAGCTCTTGAAGCTCTTCTTTTTATGAGAGAAAGAGAAGGCCAAAAATTATTAGCGGATGTTATCATTAAATGTGATTTAATCAATGGGTTAGTTGAAAAAGTCAAGGAAAGAGCACCGTTTATTGTTTGTGAGTATAAAGAAAAACTAGTTCAAAAACTAAATGCTTTGCATAAAGAAGTAGGGTTTGATGAGAATAGAGTTGCCATGGAAGTTGCGATTTTTGCTGACAAAGCTGGAATTGATGAAGAAATTGTAAGATTAAATAGTCATATAGAGCAAATGAAGGAAACTTTAATTTTAGACGAACCAATTGGCAGAAAGCTTGATTTCATTATTCAAGAAATGAATAGAGAAACTAACACTATAGCATCAAAAGCAAATGATTTAGAAATTTTAAATACAGTAATTAATATGAAAAGCGAAATAGAAAAAATTAGAGAACAAATACAAAACATAGAATAA
- the remA gene encoding extracellular matrix/biofilm regulator RemA, which translates to MSIKLINIGFGNIVSANRLVAIVSPESAPIKRIIQEARDRGMLIDATYGRRTRAVIITDSDHVILSAVQPETVAHRLSVKDDERLDEVDE; encoded by the coding sequence ATGAGTATAAAATTGATAAACATAGGTTTTGGGAACATTGTTTCAGCAAACAGATTAGTAGCCATAGTTAGTCCTGAATCGGCTCCAATTAAAAGAATAATTCAGGAAGCGAGAGATAGAGGTATGCTAATTGACGCCACTTATGGAAGAAGAACCAGAGCAGTTATTATAACTGATAGTGATCATGTTATTCTATCAGCTGTTCAACCTGAAACTGTTGCGCATAGGTTATCTGTTAAAGATGATGAAAGGTTAGACGAGGTTGATGAATAA